The window GCCTAAATGTGAGCATCGGCTCATGCCAAGTCTGGACCTTGGGGCGGTTGAACTAAAAAATCTCCGAGATGCCACAACCCTACAAGTCAGGCTCGGCACATCTCCCACACTACCCGATCGGAATTCCACTGAGAATCCTTGATGTCCCCTTTGGGTGTCGGCTCTTTTTTCCTGGCGACTTTAGAGTAGGCCGCCTTATTTCAGAGAGTGGAGTTGAGCCATTTGAGAGGCACAAACACGTAGAATTACCTGGGGACGGGAGAACGGAGAttgtctttccccttctcttttctgcccCCCTTGCCAGCCTTCCCAACGAGGCCTCTGCCCTAGGTATTGCCTAAGAACCACGGCTCGCTGACCTCCGTGGCAAGTGGAACTCTATGCCCCGCCAGCATCCTCTTTTACCTGAGTTTCCGTGAGGCTGAGGCTGTGGGCCAGCTGTTTCCTCTCCGCTCCCACCACATAGTGATTCTTCTCAAAGGCATGTTCCAGTCTCAGTAATTGGGACGGGGAGAAGGCTGTACGGATCCGCTTGGGCTTTCGGGCCAGGGCATTGTGCAAAAGGAAGCTTTCCGGGCTCGTTTCATTTCCTGAGGGGTAGGGAACAGCAGAGCTTGGATTAGGCACCCAGGCTTCGTCCTCTTACCCCTCCCTAGGCGTTACTGCCACCAAGCCAAGTTGGGCTCCGAGCCTTTTTCCTAAATCAGAGAGAgaactcttctcttcctttcccatcccGCTCCCCATccccaaaaataaaacagttgttTCTTTGGAGCAGGGAGTTCTGcaagaatggaaaatagaaaGGCGGAAAGCGGTCCCTACACCAGCTTTCTCAGAGCAGAGCTGTAATAATCGGGTTATTAGAAGTAAGGATTGTGATAAATAATTGAAGACCCTGCATGGGGGTGGggtaagaaaaaggagaggaatatCTTGTAACTCGAGTCATCTTTTTAAAGACAGAATAAAACGAACTGACTCAAGGAGGGAGGCCCGCTCCTATCCTTTCTTCTGTAGTAGTACAGCCAAAGTGCCCCGGCCGGAAAGAGCCCACAACTCGGCTCGATCTGGCCCAGATGAAGAACCTGCCCACTCTCTACAGCTGAAAAGGGGGAGTACAGTACCCCAAATCCCCACTCAGCTCTCAACGCATCCCCGTCCCCAACTTCCTATAAAATCCTCGCGTTTCGGCCCGACATCCGACTCGGCTCGGCCCCAGCCCAAAGCCCGGCTCAGGAGGACAGAGTCTGGCCCGTTCACGTAGTCCGAGTTTCAGCCAAAGCCAAAGCTTCAGCTGAAGCCTCCTGTGATCCAACCGTACTCAACTCGCCTGCTCACTCCCTCTTGACCTGACCCATTTCTTCTCCCGTTTCTCAACTTGTCACACGGGcctaggagaggaaaagggactaTGGTCCCGGCATCTGGGGCCCTCATTCCGAGGAGGGATTGGGTGGtatttccccgcccccccccatttaacTTCTTTGCTCGAGATAGAAAAACAGCAACCTGagattcccatttttttcccgaCGACtgtcttcttatttttattattagtatcGAAgatagtgggggaggggagagaagcgATAGTCTATTGTTGCACCCGGGGAGgagattttaaatttaatcttagcAACCTGCTGGGACTATCCTTTCTCCTAGTTGAAGTAGCTCTTTCTGTCCTCAATTCCTAGGTATGGGGAGAAATAATTGTGATCGAAAGCTTGTGTCATTTTATTTTGTGAACCTTAATCGGTTTGCAAAGTCTGTCCTTTGGAGGGTCCTTGGTTATTTCGCCAAGTAAGGAGGAAAAATCTTAAACTTTACTAGGAGATCCGTAGAGAATAGTGGTGAGAGATCTCAGTAAGAAGGGCAAACCCAAGTCCCAAACACACAAAACAGAAAGCTATAAACAAACCCACACGCAACAGTCAAGTTCAGGCAGAGTTTGGGAGATCTCGAGTCAAATttttggtgtttttatttttaagggtaAATATGCATGTGGTGGGTGAAGGGGGTGAGCACCCCTTTTTTACCTCCAACCGTTAGCAGGGACATTAAGGGTTAATCAACGGCCAGCTGCGTTTTGATCGACTGCCCTCAAAAGTGGCTATTTTCCCCCAACTGATTACTAATTACTCTTGCTACCTAAACCTTTTTCGCGTGGCTGAGGTCTCGCGCTCTCTCCCtcccggggtgggggggtgagggaaggaaaatgagagtgaaagagagagaaaagaaattgtaaAAACCAAATCAACAGACTTCTTTAGCCCTTATCTCCCAACCGGgttaatttcttttaaagaaagaaaaacaataaacgAGACCAAACCCGCCTTTCTGCCGTGGCTCCAGGGCGCTATAATTTACGCGGCCGTCAAGGAGCCCGCGAAGGAGATGATTCCACCCTTATCTATTTCCagttccttccctccatctctaaaaatctaaatgaaataaaaagacttTATCGATGGGTGGTTGGGAATCCACTCCAAGACGAGAAGAGAGTCTCTGGCCAGGGTTGTGGAGTGGTGGTCAGACTGAGACTGAAGGAGGTGTGGCGACTAAGGTAAAAGAGTTTCGAATGAAATCGAGGCTAAAGTGGCTGCCTCAGTCGGGGTTGGCTGCCTTATGCAGCCCCGGAGCTGGTGCAGCAAcggaaagtggggggggggcgggggtgtgtgtgtggggggaaacaATCTGGCTCACAGCTTTTTCCTGCATTTACCTTCACACAATGAACACGGTGGCTTTTCCTCTCCAGTGCCCCCCAAGCGCCCCTCACTCTGATCCCCTCTACAGACTGTGACAACTTCTCcgtccttctccttcccctaaaAGGGTCAACTCGTTTGGGGGagtgaaagaggagggggaaacgAAGCAGCTAGAAcctccagctctctctctctctgcattcaTTCAGTGAGTACAACTTTCCTACTTCCAAACCCGGGAGCCCAGATCCCAGAAAAGCGAGAGGGATAAAATACCAAGGCCTTTCAAAAAGACGCATTCCCAATCTGGCTGCGCCCAGGCCGGGCTCTTGGGGAAGCAAGGGGGGACAGGGAAGCAGAAAAGGCGAGCAGGGACCCAGGCAACGTGGCACGTACCTTGAAATCTGTGGCCCAGATATCGGTACCTGTGGATAAGCCAGGGGTAGAACGTGGATGGGTCTCTCTGCTGCGAGGCGAAGAGGGGGTGGGGCGAGTGCGAAGAGGGCAGGGGGTGTGCAGCCAGGGCGTGCGGCGGCGGCACGGGGTGGACCGGCACGGCGGGATTGGGCGGGTGGGAGACGGCTTCTGCAAACACCAAGTCCGGGTTGGAGTAGACGCCCCTGCCGGCTGCCGTGTGGAAGCCGTTGAGGAAGGGGTTTATGGGGCTGGAGTTGGCATAGCTGAGAGCCGCCGGGCGGATGGGGTCCTCGGAGCGCGAGGAGGGCAGGGGGTTGTCCTTGGCCACTAGCGACTCGATGGTGAAACAGCGCTTGGGCGCCGGCTGGAACATGCTGCGCTGCCGAGCGAGTCCTGGGGGCTCCCCCGCTCCGGAGCGTCAGCAATGCGCTGGCTCCGACGCCGAGTTTcggggagaaaaaaatgatatttttgttgtGCTGtcgaaaggaaaaaagaaaagaaaaggggggagggggagggagaggagaggcaaCGCAACGGGAAGGAGCCCGAGAATCTTGAACCAGAACGCACCCaaagatgagagaagaaaaaaaaaattccttccagaAGAGTTTGCAGGCTGAGATGGggaggggtattttttttttttttggcgaggtaGCGTGGGGGACCCAGAGCTGCggacagagaaaagaagggggaaaaagtttctcgagggagaaaaaaaaagtttcctctcTTCTGCAAAAGGCGGGCAGGGCACCCTAAGTCCAAAGACAATCCATGGATGTACTCGGTTCTTCACAAGTTGTGCAAACGATTTGTTAGTTCATGAGCCTAATTAGTGCGGGGATCACATAAACAGCTTCCTCTGAAGCCTGGTAAATGGCTTGATGATTGGTCGCTATTACTCGCCTTGAGGTGGAAGGGGGGAGACTCTTTAAAGTGCGTCAGAGGGAGGCGAGCGGCTGGGAACCTGGAGGGCTGGATCCGGGCCCGGAGTGGAACGGAGTCGGGGGCTGCCTGAGAAGCTGTTCTTGCTCTCGTCGGCTCTGTGCCTTCTCCCAGCGCTCACCGAGGCGGCGGCAGCTGCAGTTTCTTcgccttctcctcctcttcctccttcttcgttccctcctcctcctcttccttcttcttcgtctcctcctcctcttcctcctcttcctcctcctccttctccttccccacctcctcctctttctcccccgcctcctcctccacctctacCACCACTCCCTCCGGGGCGTCCAGGTCCCAGCAGAGTCCCCGCCGGGCGCTGCCGCCGCCACCATCCGCAGCTTCCCCTCCCAACCCGAGCCAGCTGCCGCGGGGGCAGGTAGGAGAGCACAGATTCCTCCCGCGCGCTCCGCCGCTTCTCATTCCAGACTTGAGCccgggggaggagggagtgggacTCATGGGGAGGGCTAAAGGGGGCTGgcttggggtgagggtgggggaaacTATTATAtttctccatccccctccccctcctgaggGCAAAACTTAATGTTGTCTCCTAGGCGAAGAGTAAACTCTGAGAgctgtcccctccccttctctgccaCCCAGCTCCCTCCTTTCCAAACTTGTATTCCAAAGGGTCCCTGGGACAGAGAGAGTCCGAGAGACCCTTCCCTGTTAGGTAGTTGACAAATCGACACCATCGCACCCCCTTCAGAGGACAACCAAAGCCTACTGCAAGCTTGTCCCTTCTCTTAATCAAGtcacccattttttcttctgggtGTTGATTACGACCTCTATCCTCCAAACACCCACCCCTTCCACCATCACACATACAAACGCTTCCTTCGAAAGTTCTGGGGGAAAGAGAGCCTGTACTGTCGAGGTAGATGCAGTTTGTGTCTTAGcggtcattattattatctttgttatTATGGTTGTTGCTAGTGTCATTTATTAAAAGCACCAACCACCGTGCCCCACCCTGGGTTGTTAATTGCTGTGTCTGGGAGAGAGCTGTGTGAGTGAGTTGAATCTCAGGCTGCAGTCAGGACTAGGAACAGTGAGAGTGAGTTGGATCTCAGGCTCCAGACCTTGTCCGTATTTTCGAGTTCGCCTTTGGTTTTGGGATGATTTTAGGGCTGAGTTCCCTCATCCCCATTGGTTCGCGCCGAGGAATAATTATGATCACATCCCGAGGCTGCTGGCTGCTGCTTACTGTTTATTGGTAGTTAAAGATCTATTATCTATTCATCAGCcgcctcttttttcccttttttttttttgccaattacaTTCTTCTAAAGTGAAGTACCAGCAGGTATTTTGCACGTTTACaattaatgataaaaaaaatctggCGTACTTTAAATCTATTACACCGAGGCGGTGTAATTTATCTTAAGGACGCAGAAATGCTTGTGTTGAGTGAATAGGTTGCCGAGGAACCTGGGAGAAAGTAGACCAGGAGGGgaaaccggggggggggggggggggagggggggggagacagaaaTAGAAGCTTGATATACACATTTTGAGGAGGCGACAACAGAAAAACGCCGGTAGACCCCGTGTCTGGATAAACATTTCTTCTGAAAGTGATTATCTGAGGATCTCTTTCTTTTGCCAGCCGGTGACCCCatccctcaccaccacccccatttcccttcctttatttatttgcttatttatcgATTTATTTTTGTTAGTGTTGGCATGGGGAGGGGTGTTGCCTTTGGAAATCCCTTCAGAAAATTGGACCGTACATCGTAGATAGCAACCCTCTTCTCGCTGGGTATCCCAGCGCATTTGTGACTGGAGTATTGTGCTAAAAAGTTTTCTTGCATACCCCATCCCTAACTCGGCTATTTCTTTACCAGCATTGACTTGCAAGtaatatacatattgtatatacccacccatacacacatatatacatatccacgAGAGTAGGTAAAAAGCGGTTGCTTAGAGATTCTGTAGTCTCTTTTGGATAAACCTCCCttcctctccgccccccccccccgccactttCCGGGTTTCCTTCCTAGCACAGAGCGAGTGGAACAGGGGTCGTGTCCTGGGTTTCACCCTTTGCCCagggcttcccctccccccaagagagTTTGACTGCACCTGGTGGTTTCCTTGTGGGCCTGAGCTGACTGAGAAACTGGGCCCAGCTCCCTGGAATGGGGGACCTAGGCGAAGAAACCTTCAACCCGGATGGTGGTGTTGGAgtgtgttgggggcggggggcggaGATATTAAAGGTGGGTGGAAAACTTATTCCTCCAGTCTCTCCTAAGAGGACGAAATTCACCCCATCA is drawn from Dromiciops gliroides isolate mDroGli1 chromosome 2, mDroGli1.pri, whole genome shotgun sequence and contains these coding sequences:
- the EMX2 gene encoding homeobox protein EMX2 isoform X2 → MFQPAPKRCFTIESLVAKDNPLPSSRSEDPIRPAALSYANSSPINPFLNGFHTAAGRGVYSNPDLVFAEAVSHPPNPAVPVHPVPPPHALAAHPLPSSHSPHPLFASQQRDPSTFYPWLIHRYRYLGHRFQGKSMVSEQKDEVQTSEARGRGFGFSTEEKRDASY
- the EMX2 gene encoding homeobox protein EMX2 isoform X1; the encoded protein is MFQPAPKRCFTIESLVAKDNPLPSSRSEDPIRPAALSYANSSPINPFLNGFHTAAGRGVYSNPDLVFAEAVSHPPNPAVPVHPVPPPHALAAHPLPSSHSPHPLFASQQRDPSTFYPWLIHRYRYLGHRFQGNETSPESFLLHNALARKPKRIRTAFSPSQLLRLEHAFEKNHYVVGAERKQLAHSLSLTETQVKVWFQNRRTKFKRQKLEEEGSDSQQKKKGTHHINRWRIATKQASPEEIDVTSDD